A section of the Oryza sativa Japonica Group chromosome 1, ASM3414082v1 genome encodes:
- the LOC136354918 gene encoding aluminum-activated malate transporter 1-like, giving the protein MSRGDSAVGGVTVDVTLSPNAVLPGFAKRPEAMTEASCCGGGFPRCARAAAAAAWAFASEDAGRVAFALKAGLAMLLASLLVLVGEPFRLFGTNIIWSILTVGIMFEYTVGPYTYK; this is encoded by the coding sequence ATGAGCAGGGGCGACAGCGCCGTGGGCGGTGTCACCGTCGACGTGACACTGTCGCCGAACGCCGTGCTCCCGGGCTTCGCCAAGAGGCCCGAGGCGATGACCGAAGCGAGCTGCTGCGGTGGCGGCTTCCCTCGGTGCGCccgggcggccgccgcggcggcgtgggcttTCGCCAGCGAGGACGCCGGCAGGGTGGCGTTCGCCCTCAAGGCCGGCCTCGCGATGCTCCTGGCGTCGCTGCTGGTGCTCGTCGGCGAGCCCTTCAGGCTGTTCGGCACCAACATCATCTGGTCCATCCTCACCGTCGGCATCATGTTCGAGTACACCGTTGGTCCGTACACATACAAGTAG
- the LOC4327877 gene encoding aluminum-activated malate transporter 9, whose translation MVAGVVAIAVIWISLRCGSVAEPYVIGLSIFLVGAVTSFVKQLPALAPYEYGFRVILFTYCLIMVSVYRVGEPVAAGLDRLYAIAIGAVLALLVNVLIFPAWAGEQLHRELVASFAAVADSLHDCVRSYLSGDETAVDGGEPAIEKCRAILNASARIESLARSARWEPPHGRFRSFSFPWSHYARVGAVLRHCAYEVVAMHGCLHSEIQAPDGVREAFRAEIEDATAQAAELVRVLGGDVDGMTRSAERLSLLKSVHGSAYRLQLALELNSHLLVSSGSVAEEITSGGGLERSCSRLRESARRQRLSWPSREADELEEAEAGGGYAAMMVRVRALESTAALSLATFASLLLEFVARLDHLVDAVDELSKLAKFREESDSIKLAT comes from the exons ATGGTGGCCGGAGTTGTTGCTATCGCGGTGATCTGGATTTCGCTCAGATGCGGCAGTGTCGCCGAGCCGTACGTGATTGGCCTAAGCATCTTCCTAGTTG GGGCCGTGACGTCGTTCGTGAAGCAGCTGCCGGCGCTGGCGCCGTATGAGTACGGCTTCCGGGTGATCCTCTTCACCTACTGCCTCATCATGGTGTCGGTCTACCGCGTCGGcgagcccgtcgccgccggcctcgaccGGCTTTACGCCATCGCCATCGGCGCCGTGCTGGCGCTCCTCGTCAACGTGCTCATCTTCCCGGCGTGGGCCGGCGAGCAGCTCCACCGCGAGCTCGTCGccagcttcgccgccgtcgccgactcgCTCCACG ACTGCGTCAGGAGCTATCTGTCAGGCGACGAAAcggccgtcgacggcggcgaaccagCAATTGAGAAATGCCGCGCCATCCTGAACGCATCCGCTAGGATCGAATCCTTG GCGAGATCGGCGAGATGGGAGCCGCCGCACGGCCGGTTCCGCTCCTTCTCCTTCCCGTGGTCGCACTACGCCCGCGTCGGAGCCGTGCTGCGCCACTGCGCCTACGAGGTCGTCGCCATGCACGGCTGCCTGCACTCCGAGATACAG GCGCCGGACGGAGTCAGGGAGGCGTTCCGTGCGGAGATCGAGGACgcgacggcgcaggcggccgAGCTCGTCCGTGTCCTtggcggcgacgtcgacggcatGACGCGCAGCGCCGAGAGGCTGAGCCTTCTCAAGAGCGTGCACGGCTCCGCCTACCGCCTCCAGCTCGCGCTGGAGCTCAACTCGCACCTCCTCGTCTCGTCCGGCTCCGTGGCGGAGGAGatcacgagcggcggcggcctcgagcGCTCGTGCTCGCGGCTGCGCgagagcgcgcggcggcagAGGCTGTCGTGGCCGTCGCGGGAGGCGGACGagctggaggaggcggaggccggcggcggataCGCGGCGATGATGGTGAGGGTGCGCGCGCTGGAGAGCACGGCGGCGCTGTCGCTGGCCACGTTCGCGTCGCTGCTGCTCGAGTTCGTGGCGCGGCTGGACCACCTCGTGGATGCCGTCGACGAGCTCTCCAAGCTCGCAAAATTCAGGGAAGAAAGCGACTCGATCAAACTAGCTACCTGA
- the LOC4327878 gene encoding 3'-5' exonuclease: MATSIVDDFGDGTYTVAFDEDYIHTTVTYSGDDVDDWLDEILRIHRRRLNYLVVGLDVEWRPATYYHGPGPVAVLQICVGRRCLIFQILHADYVPDSLFDFLADGRFTFVGVGIHDDVAKLRSHHGLEVENVVDLRYLAAQTIGKPALRSAGLQGLVREVMGVWAPKPYHVRVSAWDSWNLTPEQVMYACADAFASFEVGRSLYYDYD, from the coding sequence atgGCGACTTCGATCGTGGACGACTTCGGCGACGGCACCTACACGGTGGCGTTCGACGAGGACTACATCCACACGACGGTGACTTACTCCGGCGATGACGTCGACGATTGGCTGGACGAGATCCTCcgcatccaccgccgccgcctcaactaCCTCGTCGTCGGGCTCGACGTCGAGTGGCGCCCCGCCACCTACTATCACGGGCCGGGCCCCGTCGCCGTGCTCCAGATCTgcgtcggccgccgctgcctcatCTTCCAGATCCTCCACGCGGACTACGTCCCGGACTCGCTGTTCGACTTCCTCGCCGACGGCCGCTTCACCTTCGTCGGCGTCGGGATCCACGACGACGTGGCCAAGCTGAGGAGCCATCACGGGCTGGAGGTGGAGAACGTGGTGGACCTTCGCTACCTCGCCGCGCAGACGATCGGGAAGCCGGCGCTGCGGAGCGCCGGGCTGCAGGGGTTGGTGCGAGAGGTGATGGGCGTGTGGGCGCCCAAGCCTTACCACGTGCGGGTGAGCGCCTGGGACTCTTGGAATCTGACGCCGGAGCAGGTGATGTACGCGTGCGCGGACGCCTTCGCCTCGTTCGAGGTTGGCCGGAGTCTGTACTACGACTACGACTAG
- the LOC4327879 gene encoding 3'-5' exonuclease, translating into PEVNRQSDLGQFEGLNLKTPKAERDLSTSIVNDFGDGTYTVAFDEDKIYTTVTDSGEEVEEWLDEIVRIHHRRLDHLIVGLDVEWNPASGFCALGPVAVLQICVGRRCLVFQIIHADYVPDQLGDFLGDGRFTFVGVGIHDDVDKLREHYDLEVENAVDLRYLAAQTIGKPALRSTGLQGLVWEVMDVWMEKPHHVRVSAWDSRQLTLDQVMYACADAFASFEVGRSLYDDYE; encoded by the coding sequence CCTGAAGTGAATCGCCAATCTGATCTTGGCCAATTCGAAGGTTTAAACCTCAAAACTCCAAAAGCAGAGAGAGATTTGTCGACCTCGATCGTGAACGACTTCGGCGATGGCACCTACACGGTGGCGTTCGACGAGGACAAAATCTACACGACGGTGACGGactccggcgaggaggtcgaGGAGTGGCTGGACGAGATCGTCCGcatccaccaccgccgcctcgaccacCTCATCGTCGGGCTCGACGTCGAGTGGAACCCAGCAAGCGGCTTTTGCGCTCTGGGCCCCGTCGCCGTGCTCCAGATCTgcgtcggccgccgctgcctcgtCTTCCAGATCATCCACGCCGACTACGTCCCGGACCAGCTGGGCGACTTCCTCGGCGACGGCCGCTTCACCTTCGTCGGCGTCGGGATCCACGACGACGTGGACAAGCTGAGGGAGCATTACGACCTGGAGGTGGAGAACGCGGTGGACCTGCGCTACCTCGCCGCGCAGACGATCGGGAAGCCGGCGCTGCGGAGCACCGGGCTGCAGGGGTTGGTGTGGGAGGTGATGGACGTGTGGATGGAGAAGCCGCACCACGTGCGGGTGAGCGCCTGGGACTCAAGGCAGCTGACGCTGGACCAGGTGATGTACGCGTGCGCCGACGCCTTCGCCTCGTTCGAGGTCGGCCGGAGTCTGTACGACGACTACgagtag
- the LOC4327880 gene encoding protein farnesyltransferase subunit beta isoform X3: MGLLVVGLTAFPVFRGPQEHRGHGCCLSGSHMVRRLSVRSPRLQRARRPPPSAPPTTAPMDPPSPPPPPPYPPAAAEGGPAADSQAAELPRLTVTQVEQMKVEAKVGEIYRVLFGNAPNANSLMLELWREQHVEYLTRGLKHLGPSFHVLDANRPWLCYWIIHALALLDEIPDDVEDDIVDFLSRCQDKDGGYGGGPGQLPHLATTYAAVNTLVTIGSERALSSVNRDNLYKFMLRMKDTSGAFRMHDGGEIDVRASYTAISVASLVNILDGELAKGVGNYITRCQTYEGGIAGEPYAEAHGGYTFCGLATMILLNEVDKLDLASLIGWVAFRQGVECGFQGRTNKLVDGCYSFWQGAALALTQKLMTVVDEQLKSSYSSKRPPGDDACGTSSSTEKSNQIGPLFHNIALQQYILLCAQVLDGGLRDKPGKNRDHYHSCYCLSGLSVSQYSAMVDSDACPLPQHVLGPYSNLLEPIHPLYNVVLDKYHTAYEFFSS; this comes from the exons ATGGGCCTTCTGGTTGTTGGCTTGACCGCTTTCCCCGTCTTCCGGGGCCCACAAGAGCACCGCGGCCACGGCTGCTGCCTCTCCGGCTCGCACATGGTTCGCCGCCTTTCGGTGAGATCCCCGCGGCTGCAGCGAGCTCGCAGGCCGCCGCCTtccgcgccgccgaccaccgcgcccatggaccccccctcgccgccgccgccgccgccatatcctcctgctgctgctgagggCGGTCCGGCAGCGGATAGCCAGGCCGCTGAGCTGCCCCGGCTGACTGTGACGCAGGTGGAGCAGATGAAGGTGGAGGCGAAGGTGGGCGAAATCTACCGCGTCCTCTTCGGCAACGCGCCCAACGCCAATTCCCTCAT GTTAGAGCTGTGGCGTGAGCAGCATGTTGAGTATTTGACGAGAGGGCTGAAACATCTTGGACCAAGCTTCCATGTGCTCGATGCCAA TCGACCTTGGCTGTGCTACTGGATTATTCATGCACTTGCTCTGTTGGATGAAATACCTGACGATGTTGAGGATGATATTGTGGACTTCTTATCTCGATGTCAG GACAAAGATGGTGGTTATGGCGGAGGACCTGGACAG TTGCCTCATCTCGCTACAACTTATGCTGCTGTAAATACACTTGTAACTATAGGGAGTGAAAGGGCACTATCATCGGTAAACAG GGACAACCTGTACAAGTTCATGCTTCGGATGAAAGATACATCGGGAGCTTTCAG AATGCATGATGGTGGTGAAATAGATGTTCGTGCTAGCTATACTGCAATATCG GTTGCCAGCCTTGTGAACATTCTTGATGGTGAACTAGCAAAAGGTGTTGGAAATTACATAACAAG GTGTCAAACCTATGAAGGTGGCATTGCTGGGGAACCGTATGCTGAAGCTCATGGTGG GTACACTTTTTGTGGGCTGGCTACGATGATCCTGCTTAACGAAGTGGACAAACTTGATTTGGCTAGCTTGATT GGCTGGGTGGCATTTCGCCAAGGAGTGGAATGTGGATTTCAAGGACGAACTAATAAATTGGTTGATGGTTGCTACTCCTTTTGGCAG GGAGCTGCTCTTGCTTTAACACAAAAACTAATGACAGTTGTTGATGAGCAATTAAAATCATCATATTCCAGCAAAAGGCCTCCAGGAGATGATGCTTGTGGTACGAGCTCTTCTACTG AGAAGAGCAACCAAATAGGCCCACTGTTCCACAACATCGCGCTGCAGCAATACATCCTGCTTTGCGCACAG GTGCTGGATGGAGGGTTGAGGGATAAGCCTGGGAAGAACAGAGATCACTACCACTCGTGCTACTGCCTGAGTGGTCTGTCAGTTAGCCAGTACAGCGCCATGGTTGATTCTGATGCGTGCCCCTTGCCGCAGCACGTGCTTGGTCCTTACTCAAACTTGCTAGAGCCGATCCATCCGCTCTACAATGTTGTACTAGACAAATACCATACGGCCTATGAGTTCTTTTCAAGCTAG
- the LOC4327880 gene encoding protein farnesyltransferase subunit beta isoform X2, which yields MGLLVVGLTAFPVFRGPQEHRGHGCCLSGSHMVRRLSVRSPRLQRARRPPPSAPPTTAPMDPPSPPPPPPYPPAAAEGGPAADSQAAELPRLTVTQVEQMKVEAKVGEIYRVLFGNAPNANSLMLELWREQHVEYLTRGLKHLGPSFHVLDANRPWLCYWIIHALALLDEIPDDVEDDIVDFLSRCQDKDGGYGGGPGQLPHLATTYAAVNTLVTIGSERALSSVNRDNLYKFMLRMKDTSGAFRMHDGGEIDVRASYTAISVASLVNILDGELAKGVGNYITRCQTYEGGIAGEPYAEAHGGYTFCGLATMILLNEVDKLDLASLIGWVAFRQGVECGFQGRTNKLVDGCYSFWQGAALALTQKLMTVVDEQLKSSYSSKRPPGDDACGTSSSTAYYAKFGFDFIEKSNQIGPLFHNIALQQYILLCAQVLDGGLRDKPGKNRDHYHSCYCLSGLSVSQYSAMVDSDACPLPQHVLGPYSNLLEPIHPLYNVVLDKYHTAYEFFSS from the exons ATGGGCCTTCTGGTTGTTGGCTTGACCGCTTTCCCCGTCTTCCGGGGCCCACAAGAGCACCGCGGCCACGGCTGCTGCCTCTCCGGCTCGCACATGGTTCGCCGCCTTTCGGTGAGATCCCCGCGGCTGCAGCGAGCTCGCAGGCCGCCGCCTtccgcgccgccgaccaccgcgcccatggaccccccctcgccgccgccgccgccgccatatcctcctgctgctgctgagggCGGTCCGGCAGCGGATAGCCAGGCCGCTGAGCTGCCCCGGCTGACTGTGACGCAGGTGGAGCAGATGAAGGTGGAGGCGAAGGTGGGCGAAATCTACCGCGTCCTCTTCGGCAACGCGCCCAACGCCAATTCCCTCAT GTTAGAGCTGTGGCGTGAGCAGCATGTTGAGTATTTGACGAGAGGGCTGAAACATCTTGGACCAAGCTTCCATGTGCTCGATGCCAA TCGACCTTGGCTGTGCTACTGGATTATTCATGCACTTGCTCTGTTGGATGAAATACCTGACGATGTTGAGGATGATATTGTGGACTTCTTATCTCGATGTCAG GACAAAGATGGTGGTTATGGCGGAGGACCTGGACAG TTGCCTCATCTCGCTACAACTTATGCTGCTGTAAATACACTTGTAACTATAGGGAGTGAAAGGGCACTATCATCGGTAAACAG GGACAACCTGTACAAGTTCATGCTTCGGATGAAAGATACATCGGGAGCTTTCAG AATGCATGATGGTGGTGAAATAGATGTTCGTGCTAGCTATACTGCAATATCG GTTGCCAGCCTTGTGAACATTCTTGATGGTGAACTAGCAAAAGGTGTTGGAAATTACATAACAAG GTGTCAAACCTATGAAGGTGGCATTGCTGGGGAACCGTATGCTGAAGCTCATGGTGG GTACACTTTTTGTGGGCTGGCTACGATGATCCTGCTTAACGAAGTGGACAAACTTGATTTGGCTAGCTTGATT GGCTGGGTGGCATTTCGCCAAGGAGTGGAATGTGGATTTCAAGGACGAACTAATAAATTGGTTGATGGTTGCTACTCCTTTTGGCAG GGAGCTGCTCTTGCTTTAACACAAAAACTAATGACAGTTGTTGATGAGCAATTAAAATCATCATATTCCAGCAAAAGGCCTCCAGGAGATGATGCTTGTGGTACGAGCTCTTCTACTG CATATTATGCTAAGTTTGGATTTGATTTTATAGAGAAGAGCAACCAAATAGGCCCACTGTTCCACAACATCGCGCTGCAGCAATACATCCTGCTTTGCGCACAG GTGCTGGATGGAGGGTTGAGGGATAAGCCTGGGAAGAACAGAGATCACTACCACTCGTGCTACTGCCTGAGTGGTCTGTCAGTTAGCCAGTACAGCGCCATGGTTGATTCTGATGCGTGCCCCTTGCCGCAGCACGTGCTTGGTCCTTACTCAAACTTGCTAGAGCCGATCCATCCGCTCTACAATGTTGTACTAGACAAATACCATACGGCCTATGAGTTCTTTTCAAGCTAG
- the LOC4327880 gene encoding protein farnesyltransferase subunit beta isoform X1 — translation MGLLVVGLTAFPVFRGPQEHRGHGCCLSGSHMVRRLSVRSPRLQRARRPPPSAPPTTAPMDPPSPPPPPPYPPAAAEGGPAADSQAAELPRLTVTQVEQMKVEAKVGEIYRVLFGNAPNANSLMLELWREQHVEYLTRGLKHLGPSFHVLDANRPWLCYWIIHALALLDEIPDDVEDDIVDFLSRCQDKDGGYGGGPGQLPHLATTYAAVNTLVTIGSERALSSVNRDNLYKFMLRMKDTSGAFRMHDGGEIDVRASYTAISVASLVNILDGELAKGVGNYITRCQTYEGGIAGEPYAEAHGGYTFCGLATMILLNEVDKLDLASLIGWVAFRQGVECGFQGRTNKLVDGCYSFWQGAALALTQKLMTVVDEQLKSSYSSKRPPGDDACGTSSSTEAAYYAKFGFDFIEKSNQIGPLFHNIALQQYILLCAQVLDGGLRDKPGKNRDHYHSCYCLSGLSVSQYSAMVDSDACPLPQHVLGPYSNLLEPIHPLYNVVLDKYHTAYEFFSS, via the exons ATGGGCCTTCTGGTTGTTGGCTTGACCGCTTTCCCCGTCTTCCGGGGCCCACAAGAGCACCGCGGCCACGGCTGCTGCCTCTCCGGCTCGCACATGGTTCGCCGCCTTTCGGTGAGATCCCCGCGGCTGCAGCGAGCTCGCAGGCCGCCGCCTtccgcgccgccgaccaccgcgcccatggaccccccctcgccgccgccgccgccgccatatcctcctgctgctgctgagggCGGTCCGGCAGCGGATAGCCAGGCCGCTGAGCTGCCCCGGCTGACTGTGACGCAGGTGGAGCAGATGAAGGTGGAGGCGAAGGTGGGCGAAATCTACCGCGTCCTCTTCGGCAACGCGCCCAACGCCAATTCCCTCAT GTTAGAGCTGTGGCGTGAGCAGCATGTTGAGTATTTGACGAGAGGGCTGAAACATCTTGGACCAAGCTTCCATGTGCTCGATGCCAA TCGACCTTGGCTGTGCTACTGGATTATTCATGCACTTGCTCTGTTGGATGAAATACCTGACGATGTTGAGGATGATATTGTGGACTTCTTATCTCGATGTCAG GACAAAGATGGTGGTTATGGCGGAGGACCTGGACAG TTGCCTCATCTCGCTACAACTTATGCTGCTGTAAATACACTTGTAACTATAGGGAGTGAAAGGGCACTATCATCGGTAAACAG GGACAACCTGTACAAGTTCATGCTTCGGATGAAAGATACATCGGGAGCTTTCAG AATGCATGATGGTGGTGAAATAGATGTTCGTGCTAGCTATACTGCAATATCG GTTGCCAGCCTTGTGAACATTCTTGATGGTGAACTAGCAAAAGGTGTTGGAAATTACATAACAAG GTGTCAAACCTATGAAGGTGGCATTGCTGGGGAACCGTATGCTGAAGCTCATGGTGG GTACACTTTTTGTGGGCTGGCTACGATGATCCTGCTTAACGAAGTGGACAAACTTGATTTGGCTAGCTTGATT GGCTGGGTGGCATTTCGCCAAGGAGTGGAATGTGGATTTCAAGGACGAACTAATAAATTGGTTGATGGTTGCTACTCCTTTTGGCAG GGAGCTGCTCTTGCTTTAACACAAAAACTAATGACAGTTGTTGATGAGCAATTAAAATCATCATATTCCAGCAAAAGGCCTCCAGGAGATGATGCTTGTGGTACGAGCTCTTCTACTG aAGCAGCATATTATGCTAAGTTTGGATTTGATTTTATAGAGAAGAGCAACCAAATAGGCCCACTGTTCCACAACATCGCGCTGCAGCAATACATCCTGCTTTGCGCACAG GTGCTGGATGGAGGGTTGAGGGATAAGCCTGGGAAGAACAGAGATCACTACCACTCGTGCTACTGCCTGAGTGGTCTGTCAGTTAGCCAGTACAGCGCCATGGTTGATTCTGATGCGTGCCCCTTGCCGCAGCACGTGCTTGGTCCTTACTCAAACTTGCTAGAGCCGATCCATCCGCTCTACAATGTTGTACTAGACAAATACCATACGGCCTATGAGTTCTTTTCAAGCTAG
- the LOC4327880 gene encoding protein farnesyltransferase subunit beta isoform X4, with protein sequence MLRMKDTSGAFRMHDGGEIDVRASYTAISVASLVNILDGELAKGVGNYITRCQTYEGGIAGEPYAEAHGGYTFCGLATMILLNEVDKLDLASLIGWVAFRQGVECGFQGRTNKLVDGCYSFWQGAALALTQKLMTVVDEQLKSSYSSKRPPGDDACGTSSSTEAAYYAKFGFDFIEKSNQIGPLFHNIALQQYILLCAQVLDGGLRDKPGKNRDHYHSCYCLSGLSVSQYSAMVDSDACPLPQHVLGPYSNLLEPIHPLYNVVLDKYHTAYEFFSS encoded by the exons ATGCTTCGGATGAAAGATACATCGGGAGCTTTCAG AATGCATGATGGTGGTGAAATAGATGTTCGTGCTAGCTATACTGCAATATCG GTTGCCAGCCTTGTGAACATTCTTGATGGTGAACTAGCAAAAGGTGTTGGAAATTACATAACAAG GTGTCAAACCTATGAAGGTGGCATTGCTGGGGAACCGTATGCTGAAGCTCATGGTGG GTACACTTTTTGTGGGCTGGCTACGATGATCCTGCTTAACGAAGTGGACAAACTTGATTTGGCTAGCTTGATT GGCTGGGTGGCATTTCGCCAAGGAGTGGAATGTGGATTTCAAGGACGAACTAATAAATTGGTTGATGGTTGCTACTCCTTTTGGCAG GGAGCTGCTCTTGCTTTAACACAAAAACTAATGACAGTTGTTGATGAGCAATTAAAATCATCATATTCCAGCAAAAGGCCTCCAGGAGATGATGCTTGTGGTACGAGCTCTTCTACTG aAGCAGCATATTATGCTAAGTTTGGATTTGATTTTATAGAGAAGAGCAACCAAATAGGCCCACTGTTCCACAACATCGCGCTGCAGCAATACATCCTGCTTTGCGCACAG GTGCTGGATGGAGGGTTGAGGGATAAGCCTGGGAAGAACAGAGATCACTACCACTCGTGCTACTGCCTGAGTGGTCTGTCAGTTAGCCAGTACAGCGCCATGGTTGATTCTGATGCGTGCCCCTTGCCGCAGCACGTGCTTGGTCCTTACTCAAACTTGCTAGAGCCGATCCATCCGCTCTACAATGTTGTACTAGACAAATACCATACGGCCTATGAGTTCTTTTCAAGCTAG
- the LOC4327881 gene encoding pentatricopeptide repeat-containing protein At4g32450, mitochondrial has protein sequence MAAMVGARRALLAARYSPRGALASPVRRVDSPPSLPADRGCLWPLVPHRGAGNFASEQIDGDYHREWGARNDGNYREPHRTDSLSHQVQANLPSTDSSVGADRIRGVSGDGSVNANYRRNPGQPEFPNRHEPYSSARVNNGASGYNDRQPYGSANAQYRSNSAQPSQTGGPYGFANRNEPYTSARVNYEAPGYNDKQPYGGGTTYNQQIANGDLPNSQYSRRQGNNSGVSGYGTGHHYHGSDTYRSGYNTQNNQQAYDSRQYGYGPSGQSYQESTGNDQQVFQQQEVDQRSAGNYANRPGSTSEYPNPSRFNKEHAANFQQGYNGGIGHNVSHAPQSPYVSSKIDAQGNFPGQPMNVNRSVQHNTHAPALYQDGIYRNPLTDSPSIDGLPSGASDVTSGESKVTVEEMDKLCEDGKVKEAVELLALLQEEGTVVHAPQYFKLMQACGDATSLAEARKIHNQISQSALAVDTDINNKILEMYAKCGSMEDAKKLFNTIAQRNLASWNTIISGFVYNGLGDEATDFFDQFKQTGNKPDSTMFTHVFLACGILGSVDEGMLHFESMQKDFGVTPTMEHYVSIVNMLGQSGYIDEACEFVEQMPVEPSIDVWESLMNMCRLNGFLELGNRCAQIVERLDSSRLNDQSKIGLFPVDASELAKEKERKKANAVEARSKVHEYRAGDRSHPEHLKIYEELRYLAAHMKEAGYIADTRFVLHDVDQETKEDALLAHSERLAVSYGLITSAARSPIRVIKNLRSCGDCHTALKIISKLVGRLIIARDAKRFHHFENGVCSCKDYW, from the exons atggccgccATGGTTGGAGCACGCAGGGCCCTCCTAGCTGCCCGTTACTCGCCTCGCGGCGCGCTCGCTTCGCCCGTCCGTCGCGTGGATTCGCCGCCCAG TCTTCCAGCTGACAGAGGTTGTCTGTGGCCTTTGGTTCCACATCGAGGCGCTGGCAATTTCGCATCAGAACAGATCGATGGGGACTATCACCGCGAATGGGGAGCACGTAATGATGGGAACTACAGGGAGCCCCATCGAACTGATAGTCTCAGCCACCAAGTTCAGGCAAATCTCCCTTCAACTGATTCCTCTGTAGGAGCTGATAGAATTAGAGGTGTGAGTGGTGATGGAAGTGTCAATGCTAATTACAGACGCAATCCTGGGCAACCGGAGTTTCCAAATCGTCATGAGCCGTACAGTAGTGCAAGGGTGAATAATGGAGCATCTGGATATAATGACAGGCAACCCTATGGCAGTGCCAATGCACAGTACAGAAGCAATTCTGCGCAGCCTTCCCAAACAGGTGGACCATATGGATTTGCGAATCGTAATGAGCCATATACTAGTGCAAGAGTGAATTATGAAGCACCTGGATACAATGACAAGCAACCTTATGGTGGTGGTACTACATACAACCAGCAAATCGCTAATGGGGATCTACCAAATTCCCAGTATAGCCGCAGACAAGGTAATAATAGTGGCGTTTCTGGATATGGTACAGGGCATCATTATCATGGATCTGACACATACAGATCTGGCTACAACACCCAAAATAACCAGCAGGCATATGATAGTAGGCAGTATGGATATGGCCCTTCAGGACAATCATATCAAGAATCAACTGGAAATGATCAGCAAGTCTTTCAACAACAGGAAGTTGATCAAAGATCTGCTGGCAATTATGCAAATAGGCCTGGTTCTACCTCAGAATATCCAAATCCAAGTAGATTCAATAAGGAACATGCTGCAAATTTTCAGCAAGGCTACAATGGTGGTATTGGACATAATGTTTCACATGCACCTCAGAGCCCTTACGTCAGTAGCAAAATTGATGCACAAGGTAATTTTCCAGGGCAACCCATGAATGTAAACAGATCTGTGCAACACAATACTCATGCACCTGCACTGTATCAAGATGGCATATACCGCAATCCACTAACTGATAGCCCGTCAATTGATGGGTTACCTTCTGGAGCATCTGATGTAACCAGTGGAGAATCCAAAGTTACTGTTGAAGAGATGGATAAGTTATGTGAAGATGGCAAAGTAAAAGAAGCTGTGGAACTTCTGGCTTTGCTACAGGAAGAAGGAACTGTAGTGCATGCTCCTCAATATTTTAAATTGATGCAAGCATGTGGTGATGCAACTTCTCTTGCAGAAGCAAGAAAAATACATAATCAAATATCTCAATCAGCACTTGCTGTTGACACAGATattaacaacaaaattttggagatgTATGCTAAATGTGGGTCAATGGAAGATGCGAAGAAGCTATTCAATACTATAGCTCAACGTAATTTGGCATCATGGAACACTATAATCTCAGGTTTTGTGTATAATGGTCTTGGTGACGAAGCAACTGATTTTTTTGATCAGTTTAAGCAGACAGGTAATAAGCCAGATTCAACCATGTTCACACATGTTTtcttggcatgtggaattttggGTTCTGTTGATGAGGGGATGTTGCATTTTGAATCAATGCAAAAGGACTTTGGTGTAACTCCCACCATGGAACATTATGTCAGCATTGTTAATATGCTTGGGCAGTCTGGCTATATTGATGAAGCTTGTGAATTTGTTGAACAAATGCCTGTGGAACCGAGCATTGATGTCTGGGAAAGTTTGATGAATATGTGTCGACTAAATGGCTTTTTGGAGCTAGGAAATCGCTGTGCTCAAATTGTAGAGCGATTGGATTCTTCTAGGCTAAATGACCAGTCTAAAATTGGTCTTTTCCCTGTTGATGCTTCAGAACTTGcaaaggagaaagaaagaaaaaaggctAATGCTGTTGAAGCTAGGAGCAAAGTTCATGAATACAGAGCAGGAGATAGGTCCCATCCTGAACATCTTAAGATCTATGAAGAGCTGAGATACTTAGCAGCTCATATGAAAGAGGCTGGCTATATTGCAGATACTCGATTTGTGCTTCATGATGTTGATCAAGAAACTAAAGAGGATGCTTTACTAGCTCATAGTGAGAGGCTAGCTGTCAGTTATGGTCTTATAACTAGTGCTGCTCGGTCACCTATTCGGGTTATAAAGAATCTACGCTCATGTGGAGATTGTCATACAGCTTTGAAGATAATCTCTAAACTCGTTGGTCGTTTGATCATTGCAAGGGATGCAAAGAGATTTCACCATTTTGAGAATGGTGTATGCTCTTGCAAAGACTATTGGTAA